The following nucleotide sequence is from Candidatus Eisenbacteria bacterium.
TTGGACCAGTCCGCACCGGCCCCCGAGTGGCAGGCCGAAAGCACCACCCACTCGACTCCACGCAGATCGAGCGTCACCACTTCCTCGGCGGTGAGCATGCCGTCGTTGCCGTCCGGGTCGTTCGATTCTCCGGCGTGGTTCGCTCCCGCGAAGGCGAGCCATACGCGGCGCGCGAGCCACGGCGAGGGTTTGTCGGCTTCCGCGATCGGCTCGGCGACCGGCCGTCGACGCTTCGAGGTGCGGCTCGACGTTGCCGTGAGGCCTCCGACGCCACGGCGGCCGGGCGCTGCGGTCGCACAGGTGTCGCCGAGCACCACGCCATGAGTGGCCACGTGAAGAAGGGTGTGGCCCGGCGCCTCGCGCTTGAAGCTGCCCTCGCTGGCCTCGGCTCCGGTGAGTACGAGCGCGTGATCGGGACCGGTGCCGAGAGTCGCGGCGACGTCCAGCGCTTCGGCTGTTGCGGCCGGCAGCGCTTCGAGGCGTGGGAACGGCATGCAGGGGTTGGCGGCGCCACGCGATGCAAGCGCGAGCAGCGGCGCGGCCCCGGTGGCGGGCGCCTGGTCGAACGCGGGACCTCCGAACGTGATCGCGCGACCATTCGAAGTGGCGGCGCGCGGGGTGAGCAGGTCGCGCTCAGCCTCGATCACTCCGATGGTGCGATTCGTATCGACCAGGTACTCGCGCGCCCCGACCGGCAGCGCGAGCCACGGCAGATCATCGAGCGGCCCGGAGACCACGTGAATCGTCCGCGCGTCTGCGAGCACGGCCGCGAGCGGATCCCAGAGCCGTTCCCGGCACGCGCGGCCCAGCACGCGCAACTCGCGCTCGGCGGCGGACGCGCGGGCACTCGGAGGCTCGGACAACGCCCGAAGCCATCGCGCACTCGTCGCGCGTGCGGTGCGCAGCGGCCCCAGCGACACCAGCTCGACGCGCGCTGGTGCACCGTGAGCCACGAACGCCACCAGCCGCGACGCGGTGTCGTCCACCGCTTCGGCAAACGCCACCAGCGCCTCATCGGGTGCGAGGTGGGCGAGAATCTCGTCGAGGCGCGGCTCCGAAGCAGGGCGCGGCATTCCGCCGCGCGCCTCGGTCGCTCGATAGCGGCCCTCGGCTTGTTCGGCCGCCGCGCGCGCGCGCTCGAGTCGCGCGCTCACCGAAGGGTGTCGCATCGAGTCGGCGTCGCTCACGATTCGTTCTGCGTAGTGGCGCTCCGCCGCGACCCAGCGCGCGTGTGCGCCGGTCCGCGCCGTGTCGAGTCCGCCTTGCGGGGGGCGTCTCAGTTCGCGTTCGCGATTCCACCAGCCACGCCAGCGCTGAGAGCGGTCCCACGCGATCGCGGCCGCACCGGGATCACGAGTGCGCACGAGATCGGTCAATTGCGGTAGTGCTTCGCTCCACTGGACGGAAAGCCCCAGCGCCTGGCGATCCGGCAGGCGGCTTGCGTTGAATGCCATCTGGGCGCGCGACATCGCGTCGGCCGCGAGCGCCGTCTTCCATGCGCTGTCCGGAGCGCCGAGTCGACGCAACGCGATCGCCTGGGCCACCCGCGCACGCGCTTCGACGGGCGTGCCGGTGAGTTCGAACGAATCGACGAGTGCGCTCACCTCGGCGACCTCGGTGGCGAGCGGTGTCAGAGCGCCCTGCTTCGCCAGCACCGACATCTTCAGGAGTTCGAGGTCGACGCGCATCGGCCCTTCGGTCGCACCCAGCGGACGACACTGTTCGAGCGCCAGTTCCACCGCGCGCCTCGAGCCTTCGAGATCCCCTCGATCCCTCAGGATCACAGCCTGCCACTGAAGCGCGAACGCAACCCCCGCGGCATGATTGCCGGGACGGTTCTCCATGGCCGCAAGTGACGCGGCGAGGTAACGGAGTGCCGAAACCGTGTCGCCATCGGCGAAGCAGGCGATCCCCAGCATCGAACGAGCCGTCTCGGTGGTGCTATGTCCGGCTCCGAAGAGCGCTTCGAGCGGAGTCACCAGCGGCTCGAGACGCCGGCGCGCGGCGACGTGATCTCCGAATTCGATCAGCCGGCTGCCGAGATTGAGGCGATGGATCAGGGTGCTGCGGGCGTTCTCTCCGAGCAGGCGCTCGCTGGCCTCGACGGCGCGCTCCAGCCACTCGACCGACTGCGCCATGTCGCCGCGGTTCTTCTCGAGAGACGAAAGACTGCCGAACGTGCCGGCGAGCTGGCTCGCTCCCGCCGCTCCGACCGCCTGCCAGGTCTCCGCAGCACGCAGCAGGATCGGCTGAGCCTCGTCGAGTCGCTGCAGCCCGACCAGCACGCCACCCAGCTCCGAGTAGACCAGTCCGAGCAACCGCGTCCGCGATGTCGCGAATCGCTCGTGAACCGTGAGCGCGCGTCGCAACTCGACTTCGGCATTCGCCAGTTCCCCGGCTCGACGCAGGAGCTGACCGCTCACGAGGTCGACCTCGGCGAGGAGCGAATCGGAGCTGCGAGAATCGATCGCCGCCGATCGCGAAGCACGCAGGGCCCGGGCGCGCGCCAGATGTGACGGCGCTTCGCCGTAGCGCTCGTACCCGCCGAGAATCCGGCTGAGCAGCAGTTCCGCGTCGGCCAGCGCCAGCGGGTCGCGCGAAATCGATGCCTCGCGGATGCGCACCAGTCGCGTCCCCCACTCCAGCACCAGCGTGTCGCGATAGAGCCCCTGCGTCTGGCGCCCTCGGGCGAGCAGTTCGAGCGCAAGCGCGAGCGAGTTCGAGTCCGCGGGAGTCGCGCGCTCGGCGCGCGCGAGTGCGAGGTGCGCAAGGCTCTCGGCGGGCGCCCACTGCCGGAGTCCCTGCAGTCGCGCGGACTCGGCGAGCTCTGCGTCTGGTGCCGCGCGTGATGCGCCCGGCGGGCACAACGCGACCCCTGCCATGACACACAATAACTTTGCGATGCTCAGGATTCGGCGCATTCGCCGCACTCCGCTCGAAGGACGGTGAGATTCGGCTACGGGCCGCTCGCGGTGAACGCGGCCCAGTAGAACGGGTGCGTGGTGCGTTTGGACTTCCGGCGTGCGGCGAGCACCGTGCGGCTCGCCTGACGGAGCGCCTCGCCGGTCGATCGATGCGCGGAGTCGGGCCGCGCATAGAGCGCGCGCATCCAGTCGCGGGTCGATTCGTCGGCGACCGACCATTCGCTCGCGATCACGGTGCGAGCACCCGCCATGCGAAAGGCGCGGCGCATGCCGAGCGAGCCCTCGCGTGGCCACTCTTCGCCGAGTCCCGACTGACAGGCCGAGAGCACCACCCACTCCACTCCTCGCAGATCGAGTGCGGCGACTTCTTCGAGCGTCAGCAGTCCCTCGTTCTCGTCGGTGGCATTCGAGCGTGCCCCATTCGCGCCCGCGAGCGCCAGCCACACCTGCCGGCCCCGCAGCGAGGCGGCCGGCGGCGACGGCGC
It contains:
- a CDS encoding CHAT domain-containing protein, which gives rise to APSPPAASLRGRQVWLALAGANGARSNATDENEGLLTLEEVAALDLRGVEWVVLSACQSGLGEEWPREGSLGMRRAFRMAGARTVIASEWSVADESTRDWMRALYARPDSAHRSTGEALRQASRTVLAARRKSKRTTHPFYWAAFTASGP
- a CDS encoding CHAT domain-containing protein yields the protein MRRILSIAKLLCVMAGVALCPPGASRAAPDAELAESARLQGLRQWAPAESLAHLALARAERATPADSNSLALALELLARGRQTQGLYRDTLVLEWGTRLVRIREASISRDPLALADAELLLSRILGGYERYGEAPSHLARARALRASRSAAIDSRSSDSLLAEVDLVSGQLLRRAGELANAEVELRRALTVHERFATSRTRLLGLVYSELGGVLVGLQRLDEAQPILLRAAETWQAVGAAGASQLAGTFGSLSSLEKNRGDMAQSVEWLERAVEASERLLGENARSTLIHRLNLGSRLIEFGDHVAARRRLEPLVTPLEALFGAGHSTTETARSMLGIACFADGDTVSALRYLAASLAAMENRPGNHAAGVAFALQWQAVILRDRGDLEGSRRAVELALEQCRPLGATEGPMRVDLELLKMSVLAKQGALTPLATEVAEVSALVDSFELTGTPVEARARVAQAIALRRLGAPDSAWKTALAADAMSRAQMAFNASRLPDRQALGLSVQWSEALPQLTDLVRTRDPGAAAIAWDRSQRWRGWWNRERELRRPPQGGLDTARTGAHARWVAAERHYAERIVSDADSMRHPSVSARLERARAAAEQAEGRYRATEARGGMPRPASEPRLDEILAHLAPDEALVAFAEAVDDTASRLVAFVAHGAPARVELVSLGPLRTARATSARWLRALSEPPSARASAAERELRVLGRACRERLWDPLAAVLADARTIHVVSGPLDDLPWLALPVGAREYLVDTNRTIGVIEAERDLLTPRAATSNGRAITFGGPAFDQAPATGAAPLLALASRGAANPCMPFPRLEALPAATAEALDVAATLGTGPDHALVLTGAEASEGSFKREAPGHTLLHVATHGVVLGDTCATAAPGRRGVGGLTATSSRTSKRRRPVAEPIAEADKPSPWLARRVWLAFAGANHAGESNDPDGNDGMLTAEEVVTLDLRGVEWVVLSACHSGAGADWSKEGALGMRRAFHLAGARTVIASHWSIEDQAAREWMRALYQARAAGALGGAEAVAKACRATLEARRQSRRTTHPFYWAAFTATGP